From one Pontibacillus sp. HMF3514 genomic stretch:
- the qcrB gene encoding menaquinol-cytochrome c reductase cytochrome b subunit: MLQRLYDWVDERVDITPLWRDIADHEVPEHVNPAHHFSAFVYCFGGLTFFITVIQVLSGMFLTMYYVPDIENAWKSVKFLQSQVAYGQIVRGMHHWGASLVIVMMFLHTLRVFFQGAYKKPRELNWVVGVLIFFVMLGLGFTGYLLPWDNKAFFATQVGLQIAEQTPLIGTELKTLLAGDPKIIGAQTLTRFFAIHVFFLPAALFGLMGAHFVMIRKQGISGPL, translated from the coding sequence ATGCTTCAAAGACTATATGATTGGGTGGACGAGCGTGTAGATATTACTCCATTATGGCGTGATATTGCAGACCACGAAGTACCTGAACACGTAAACCCTGCCCACCACTTTTCTGCCTTTGTTTATTGCTTTGGTGGTTTAACATTCTTTATTACTGTAATCCAAGTACTATCAGGCATGTTCTTAACGATGTACTATGTTCCTGACATTGAGAATGCTTGGAAGTCAGTAAAGTTTCTTCAAAGCCAAGTTGCCTACGGTCAAATTGTACGCGGTATGCACCACTGGGGTGCCAGTCTCGTTATCGTAATGATGTTCTTACATACATTGCGCGTATTTTTCCAGGGCGCTTACAAAAAACCACGTGAATTAAACTGGGTTGTTGGTGTATTAATTTTCTTCGTTATGCTTGGTCTAGGTTTCACAGGTTACCTACTTCCTTGGGATAACAAAGCATTCTTCGCAACACAGGTTGGTTTACAAATTGCTGAACAAACACCACTAATCGGAACTGAATTGAAAACGTTATTAGCTGGTGATCCGAAGATTATTGGGGCACAGACGTTAACACGATTCTTTGCCATTCACGTATTCTTCCTTCCGGCTGCCTTGTTTGGTTTAATGGGTGCACACTTCGTTATGATCCGTAAACAAGGTATTTCTGGACCACTATAA
- a CDS encoding ReoY family proteolytic degradation factor, with protein sequence MPVSVEDKKEFVRWFLNHYQLKRRESVWILNYLINHDTIMENVHFVEEARFCPRGIVISTHCVDEVPFRFYKDQIMTTDAEKSFHDIRLNRNEPVYIQLNFKSAHQCAQYAAVLVENPFIPNDYFITEKDQEVAENVLKTSISEYQTKKLMEQIDQALDSGDQERFLELSQQLNQLQKKLTP encoded by the coding sequence ATGCCTGTATCAGTAGAGGATAAGAAAGAGTTTGTCCGTTGGTTTTTGAATCACTATCAATTAAAGCGTCGGGAAAGTGTCTGGATCCTTAATTATTTAATTAACCATGATACCATTATGGAGAATGTGCATTTTGTTGAGGAAGCTCGCTTTTGCCCACGAGGAATTGTCATATCGACGCATTGCGTAGATGAAGTCCCGTTTCGTTTTTATAAAGATCAAATTATGACCACAGATGCTGAGAAGTCCTTTCATGATATTCGTTTGAATCGAAATGAGCCTGTGTATATTCAATTAAACTTTAAGAGCGCACATCAATGTGCACAGTATGCGGCAGTACTTGTAGAAAATCCTTTTATCCCTAATGATTATTTTATAACAGAAAAGGATCAAGAAGTTGCTGAGAATGTTTTAAAAACATCTATTTCAGAATACCAAACGAAGAAACTAATGGAACAAATTGATCAAGCACTTGATAGCGGAGATCAAGAACGTTTTTTGGAGCTATCTCAACAATTGAATCAATTGCAAAAGAAGTTAACTCCCTAA
- a CDS encoding ubiquinol-cytochrome c reductase iron-sulfur subunit — protein MSNKKQQVSRRQFLNYTLTGVGGFMAAGMLAPMVRFAVDPVLKPQKAGDYIATGTEVSSITKTPTRVDFSYEQVDAWYKSTVSKTAWVYKDEKGDIVALSPICKHLGCIVEWKKEGEYANQYYCPCHGGLYTKNGDNVPGTPPLAPLDQYKAEVRDGVLYLGEIVPNQEVK, from the coding sequence ATGAGTAACAAAAAACAACAAGTATCCCGTCGACAATTTTTGAACTACACATTAACCGGTGTAGGTGGATTTATGGCAGCAGGAATGCTTGCACCAATGGTACGCTTTGCGGTTGATCCTGTGCTTAAACCTCAAAAAGCAGGAGATTACATTGCTACGGGTACAGAGGTGTCGAGTATTACAAAAACACCTACGCGTGTAGACTTTTCTTATGAGCAAGTCGATGCATGGTACAAATCAACTGTATCTAAAACTGCTTGGGTATACAAAGATGAAAAAGGCGATATCGTAGCCCTTTCACCAATTTGTAAACACTTAGGCTGTATTGTTGAATGGAAAAAAGAAGGAGAATATGCAAACCAATATTATTGTCCTTGTCATGGAGGACTTTACACAAAAAATGGTGATAATGTTCCGGGAACACCTCCACTTGCTCCATTAGATCAATACAAAGCAGAAGTTAGAGATGGCGTTTTATACTTAGGTGAAATTGTACCGAATCAGGAGGTGAAGTAA
- the hepT gene encoding heptaprenyl diphosphate synthase component II produces MKLAMIYPFLKNDLDKIEKALNETIQAENDVLREASTQLLEAGGKRIRPVFVLLAGKFGDYDLERMKHVAVSLELIHMASLVHDDVIDEAELRRGEPTIKAKWDNRIAMYTGDYIFARAIECLSNLQKPQAHRILSETIVEVCLGEIEQIKDKFNWDQNLRTYLRRIKRKTALLIAVSCQLGGIAANVSAKEEKALFQYGYYVGMSYQIIDDVLDFTATEEELGKPAGSDLLQGNITLPVIYAIAQDDDFKHKLETLFQQGQQEISQEDLTSVVNHIKNSPGIEASLSLSERYLNKAYEALEQLPEQKAKQTFKSIARYIGKRKS; encoded by the coding sequence ATGAAATTAGCGATGATATATCCATTTCTGAAAAATGATTTAGATAAAATAGAAAAAGCGTTGAATGAAACGATTCAGGCGGAGAATGACGTCCTACGAGAAGCATCCACCCAATTACTTGAAGCAGGCGGAAAAAGGATCCGTCCTGTTTTTGTTTTATTGGCTGGAAAATTTGGGGACTATGATTTAGAACGGATGAAACATGTTGCTGTCTCCTTAGAATTAATTCATATGGCTTCTTTAGTTCATGATGATGTGATTGATGAAGCCGAATTAAGGCGAGGGGAGCCGACTATTAAGGCTAAATGGGATAACCGCATTGCCATGTACACGGGTGATTATATCTTCGCAAGGGCCATTGAATGCCTCTCTAACCTTCAAAAACCTCAAGCTCATCGTATTTTGTCTGAAACGATTGTGGAAGTATGTTTAGGGGAGATTGAACAAATTAAAGATAAATTTAATTGGGATCAAAACCTCCGTACGTATTTACGTCGTATCAAACGGAAGACTGCTCTATTAATAGCGGTGAGTTGTCAACTTGGAGGAATAGCGGCTAATGTATCTGCCAAGGAAGAGAAAGCTCTTTTCCAATATGGCTATTACGTTGGAATGTCCTATCAAATCATTGATGATGTTCTGGACTTTACTGCAACAGAAGAAGAGCTAGGTAAACCTGCTGGAAGTGATTTATTACAAGGAAATATCACATTACCTGTCATCTATGCGATTGCACAGGACGATGACTTTAAGCATAAATTAGAAACCTTATTCCAACAAGGGCAACAAGAAATCTCTCAAGAAGATTTAACATCCGTTGTGAATCATATTAAAAACTCTCCAGGAATAGAAGCTTCTTTATCATTAAGTGAACGTTATTTAAATAAAGCGTATGAAGCTCTAGAACAGCTTCCTGAACAAAAGGCAAAACAAACTTTTAAGAGTATCGCTCGATATATTGGAAAAAGAAAGTCTTAA
- the ndk gene encoding nucleoside-diphosphate kinase has product MEKTFIMVKPDGVQRNLIGDIVSRFEKKGFKLAGGKLMSIPNALAEEHYGEHKERPFFGELVDFITSGPVFAMVWEGENVIATARQMMGATKPAEALPGTIRGDYGITVGKNVIHGSDSPESAEREINLFFDKEELVDYDKNDASWLY; this is encoded by the coding sequence ATGGAAAAAACGTTCATTATGGTTAAACCTGACGGAGTTCAGCGTAATTTAATCGGAGATATTGTATCTCGTTTCGAGAAAAAAGGATTTAAACTTGCGGGTGGTAAACTCATGAGTATTCCTAATGCTCTAGCAGAGGAGCATTATGGTGAACATAAAGAGCGCCCATTCTTTGGGGAGCTTGTTGATTTCATTACTTCTGGTCCTGTTTTTGCTATGGTTTGGGAAGGCGAAAATGTAATCGCTACCGCACGTCAAATGATGGGTGCTACCAAACCAGCTGAAGCACTACCTGGTACGATCCGTGGCGACTATGGTATCACAGTAGGTAAGAACGTCATTCATGGTTCTGACTCTCCTGAGAGTGCTGAACGTGAAATCAATCTATTCTTTGATAAAGAAGAATTAGTAGATTACGATAAAAACGACGCTTCTTGGCTATACTAA
- a CDS encoding protein-glutamate O-methyltransferase CheR — translation MSMDYETFIKQVNHHTGIDLSLYKEAQMKRRLTSLREKRGYKGFDAYFRALKNDDELFYEFLDRMTINVSEFYRNAQRWEVLEKNILPDLIKNKRQLKVWSAACSTGEEPYTLAMVLSEYFKLNNIQILATDIDENVMMRAKKGVYPKRSLKEVPEKIRQKFFKQSGDFFQVTDDIKQCVTFRKHNLLADTYDKQFDLIVCRNVLIYFTEEAKQNVYKNFSQALHDGGVLFVGSTEQIFNPQKYNLKPLETFFYQKS, via the coding sequence ATGTCCATGGATTATGAAACATTTATAAAGCAAGTTAATCATCATACTGGTATTGATTTATCTCTTTATAAGGAAGCTCAAATGAAGCGTCGTCTGACCTCATTAAGGGAGAAAAGAGGATATAAGGGTTTTGACGCATATTTTAGAGCATTAAAAAATGATGATGAGCTATTCTATGAATTTTTAGATCGAATGACCATTAACGTCTCTGAGTTTTATCGAAATGCACAACGGTGGGAAGTGCTTGAAAAAAATATTCTACCGGATTTAATAAAAAACAAACGTCAATTAAAGGTTTGGAGTGCTGCCTGTTCTACAGGAGAAGAACCATACACACTAGCTATGGTATTAAGTGAATACTTCAAATTGAACAATATACAAATCTTAGCAACCGACATAGATGAGAATGTTATGATGAGGGCGAAGAAGGGAGTTTACCCTAAACGTTCGTTAAAAGAAGTTCCTGAGAAGATAAGACAAAAGTTCTTCAAACAAAGCGGTGATTTTTTTCAAGTAACAGATGATATTAAACAATGTGTCACGTTCCGGAAACATAATTTATTAGCTGATACATATGACAAGCAATTTGACTTAATTGTGTGCCGAAATGTTTTGATTTATTTTACGGAAGAGGCTAAACAAAATGTATATAAGAACTTTAGTCAGGCTCTTCATGATGGTGGCGTTTTGTTTGTTGGAAGTACTGAACAAATCTTTAACCCACAAAAATATAACCTTAAACCATTAGAAACATTTTTTTATCAAAAGTCCTAA
- the hisC gene encoding histidinol-phosphate transaminase has translation MRSKPIFNQLSPYVPGKTIEEVREAYGLDNIVKLASNENPLGFSEQVQKGLQESVEQLEIYPDGYARQIRNVLASSLDIDEKQIIFGNGSDEVVQIICRTLLEPGTNTVMATPTFPQYRHNALIEGAEVREVPVVDGDHDLRTMLNQIDEQTRVVWLCNPNNPTGNMIDQEAFDQFMKECPEHVLVVVDEAYREYVTDSSYADSLNALPTYPNLMITRTFSKAYGLAALRFGYGIASKELISTLEPAREPFNTNVLAQKAALLALEDESFIKYTFEHNEKMKKVMMAFCDRLGLGYYPSEANFLLIHLPISGDEMTEYLLQNGYIVRSGEALGIPNSIRLTMGREEDMNHIMKVMEEKISSVSKYF, from the coding sequence ATGAGATCTAAACCGATTTTTAATCAATTAAGTCCATATGTTCCAGGTAAAACAATTGAAGAAGTTCGTGAAGCTTATGGTTTGGACAACATCGTGAAGCTAGCTTCAAATGAAAATCCGTTAGGCTTTTCAGAACAAGTTCAAAAAGGGCTGCAAGAATCAGTTGAACAACTTGAAATTTATCCAGATGGTTATGCGCGCCAAATCAGAAATGTTTTAGCATCAAGCTTGGACATTGATGAAAAGCAAATCATATTTGGAAATGGTTCTGATGAAGTGGTCCAAATTATTTGTCGTACTTTATTGGAGCCTGGCACAAATACTGTGATGGCGACACCTACATTTCCACAATATCGCCATAATGCTTTAATTGAGGGAGCGGAAGTTCGAGAAGTACCCGTAGTAGATGGGGATCATGATTTAAGAACGATGCTCAATCAAATCGATGAACAAACGAGAGTCGTGTGGCTGTGCAATCCAAATAATCCAACTGGTAATATGATTGACCAAGAGGCTTTTGATCAATTTATGAAAGAGTGTCCAGAACATGTACTAGTAGTGGTTGATGAAGCGTATCGCGAATATGTTACAGACTCTTCATATGCGGATTCATTAAATGCACTCCCTACTTACCCTAATTTAATGATCACTCGTACGTTTTCAAAAGCTTATGGGCTAGCTGCTCTTCGATTTGGATATGGAATTGCAAGCAAGGAGTTAATTTCAACGTTAGAGCCTGCAAGAGAGCCATTTAACACCAACGTACTAGCACAAAAAGCTGCTTTGTTAGCTCTTGAGGATGAATCATTTATTAAATATACCTTTGAGCATAATGAAAAGATGAAAAAGGTAATGATGGCATTTTGTGACCGTTTAGGCTTAGGTTATTACCCTTCTGAAGCAAACTTTCTTTTAATTCACTTACCTATTAGTGGAGATGAAATGACAGAATATCTTCTGCAAAATGGTTATATAGTCCGTTCAGGAGAAGCTCTTGGTATTCCGAATTCCATTAGACTTACAATGGGAAGAGAAGAAGATATGAATCACATTATGAAAGTTATGGAAGAAAAAATATCCTCCGTTTCCAAATATTTTTAG
- the aroC gene encoding chorismate synthase yields MRYLTAGESHGKQLTTIIEGIPSNLPLYRKDIDESLIRRQGGYGRGRRMQIEKDLIEITSGVRHGYTLGSPISLVLKNDDFTHWRNIMGEDPIGEDEEVRRTISRPRPGHADLNGAIKYGHRDMRNVLERSSARETAARVAAGAVAKKMLSSLGINIIGYVRNIGGITSQFDEDLSCDEKKEISEESPVRTLDKDAEQKMMNAIDEAKKEGDSIGGVVEVMVEGMPAGVGSYVHYDRKLDARIGGSVMSINAFKGVEFGVGFEAANLNGSQVHDEIDWDEERGYYRKTNRLGGFEGGMTTGMPIIVKGVMKPIPTLYKPLQSIDIDSKEPFKASIERSDSCAVPAASVVMEHVVAWELARALTEQFPHDRFEQLQEALDQYRKEIRDF; encoded by the coding sequence ATGCGCTATTTAACAGCTGGAGAATCACACGGAAAACAATTAACTACAATTATCGAAGGCATACCTTCAAATTTACCTCTATATAGAAAAGATATAGATGAATCATTAATTCGCCGTCAAGGTGGTTATGGCCGTGGACGCCGTATGCAAATTGAGAAAGATTTAATTGAGATTACTTCAGGGGTCCGTCATGGGTACACATTAGGCTCCCCAATCTCTTTAGTCTTAAAAAATGATGACTTTACCCATTGGAGAAATATTATGGGTGAAGATCCGATAGGTGAAGATGAAGAAGTTCGACGTACGATTAGTAGACCTCGCCCAGGACATGCTGATTTAAATGGAGCAATAAAATATGGACACCGTGACATGCGGAATGTATTAGAGAGATCTTCAGCTCGAGAAACAGCTGCTAGAGTAGCAGCTGGTGCTGTAGCGAAGAAAATGCTTTCCTCTCTAGGTATCAATATTATTGGGTATGTTCGTAACATTGGTGGAATAACTTCACAATTTGACGAAGATTTATCTTGTGATGAGAAAAAAGAAATCTCAGAAGAATCACCTGTTAGGACATTAGACAAAGATGCTGAACAAAAAATGATGAATGCTATTGACGAAGCAAAAAAAGAAGGAGACTCCATCGGTGGCGTCGTAGAAGTAATGGTAGAAGGAATGCCTGCTGGTGTGGGTTCTTATGTACACTATGATAGAAAATTAGATGCTCGCATTGGCGGAAGTGTTATGAGCATAAACGCCTTTAAAGGTGTAGAGTTTGGAGTAGGTTTTGAAGCAGCTAACCTAAATGGAAGCCAAGTCCATGACGAGATTGATTGGGATGAAGAAAGAGGTTATTACCGTAAGACCAATCGATTGGGCGGTTTTGAAGGCGGAATGACAACAGGGATGCCTATCATTGTAAAAGGAGTTATGAAGCCGATTCCTACTCTATATAAGCCTTTACAGAGTATAGACATTGATTCAAAAGAACCGTTTAAGGCAAGTATAGAACGCTCTGATTCATGTGCTGTTCCAGCAGCTTCTGTAGTTATGGAGCATGTTGTTGCTTGGGAGCTTGCAAGAGCACTTACAGAACAATTTCCTCATGATCGTTTTGAACAATTACAAGAAGCCTTAGACCAATATCGAAAAGAGATTAGGGATTTCTAA
- the aroA gene encoding 3-phosphoshikimate 1-carboxyvinyltransferase: protein MITLTQQHQSSIRGTLSVPGDKSISHRSIMLAALAEGESKIQNFLTGEDCLSTLQAFENMGVSIKRDGQTVIVRGQGLYGLEEAKVPLDLGNSGTTTRLLLGVLAGSPHHNCIYGDQSLTNRPMSRVTVPLRQMGAKIDGREDGNFLPISVRGGSLKPISYTLPINSAQVKSSILLAGLFAEGLTKVIEPVPTRDHTERMLKAFQVDVKREDNEILLEGNQPLMATDIEVPGDISSAAFFLCGAAMKVGSSFTVKDVGLNPTRTGVIDILKRMGANLSVSINRYIGDEPIGDITVLGDKLEGVTISGNDIPRLIDELPIIALVASQAIGKTVIKDAEELRFKETDRIGAVVDTLSKMGVSISGTEDGMIIEGSQDPLKGGEFNSYHDHRIGMMVAIASLLTNESVTLTDEECISISYPSFFKDFDSLTGCHV, encoded by the coding sequence ATGATTACGCTCACACAACAACATCAATCTAGCATTCGAGGAACATTGAGTGTTCCAGGAGATAAGTCAATATCCCATAGATCCATTATGCTGGCAGCTCTTGCAGAAGGGGAATCGAAAATCCAAAACTTTTTAACTGGTGAGGATTGTTTATCTACACTTCAAGCATTTGAAAATATGGGAGTCTCCATCAAACGTGATGGTCAAACCGTCATTGTAAGAGGACAAGGTCTATATGGTCTTGAAGAAGCTAAGGTCCCTTTAGATCTAGGTAACTCAGGTACAACAACTAGGCTTTTGTTAGGGGTGTTAGCAGGTTCACCTCACCACAATTGTATATATGGAGACCAATCGTTAACGAATAGGCCTATGAGCCGTGTAACAGTACCATTAAGACAAATGGGTGCAAAAATTGATGGGAGAGAAGATGGGAATTTCCTACCGATTAGTGTAAGAGGGGGCTCTTTAAAGCCAATCTCTTATACGCTTCCGATTAATAGTGCCCAAGTAAAATCATCTATACTACTTGCTGGCCTATTTGCTGAAGGATTAACGAAAGTTATAGAGCCAGTACCCACAAGGGATCACACGGAAAGAATGCTCAAAGCATTTCAGGTTGATGTGAAAAGAGAAGATAATGAAATTCTTCTTGAAGGAAACCAACCCTTAATGGCAACGGATATAGAAGTACCAGGAGATATTTCTTCAGCAGCATTCTTTTTATGTGGAGCGGCTATGAAAGTTGGTAGTAGTTTTACGGTTAAAGACGTTGGGTTAAACCCAACTAGAACAGGGGTAATCGATATTTTGAAGCGGATGGGTGCTAACCTATCTGTATCAATCAATCGTTATATTGGAGACGAACCAATTGGTGATATAACAGTCTTAGGGGATAAGCTTGAAGGTGTGACGATCTCTGGAAATGATATACCTAGACTTATTGATGAACTCCCAATCATTGCGCTTGTTGCTTCACAGGCTATTGGTAAAACCGTTATTAAAGATGCAGAAGAACTACGATTTAAAGAGACAGATCGAATTGGAGCTGTTGTTGATACACTAAGTAAAATGGGTGTCTCAATATCAGGAACTGAAGACGGGATGATTATTGAGGGGAGTCAAGATCCTCTTAAAGGAGGAGAATTCAACTCTTATCATGATCACCGTATTGGCATGATGGTAGCAATTGCTTCCCTATTAACAAATGAATCCGTGACATTAACTGATGAAGAGTGTATATCTATATCATATCCGTCTTTCTTTAAGGATTTTGATTCATTAACAGGCTGTCACGTATAA
- a CDS encoding tetratricopeptide repeat protein, with protein sequence MQGIEEAIQLMNAGKSEKAIETLRTELSRANDEEKYTIAEMFMQWGMEDEAKEILLELKSRFPGEHELTVMLAEIYIDQEQDEQAIDLLNEIPEGDEEYLSALVQLADLYQAQGLFEVAETKLLSAKNIEPNEPVIDFALGELAFSTGEYQKSIPYYEKALRRNQQMGETEIPLRLAEAYAILGDFEQALDYFQASDDFTPDILFRYGFTAYQANRIDIAIRVWNKLIEEDPFYQSAYPLLAEAYEQEGMLDEAYDIAQKGLKKDEFNKDLFYLAGTLAFRLEQKQDGYQLVRTSLSLDPGYKEAALFLVERYKEDGDYEAVKDLLDYLHEMNEEDPLYTWELARANNELEYYKEALKGYQDAYNAFKDDSEFLKEYGYFLVEEGRVKEARDVLDRYLSIESTDEEVEAFLSRLHTTE encoded by the coding sequence ATGCAAGGTATTGAAGAAGCCATTCAACTAATGAATGCAGGAAAATCAGAGAAAGCTATAGAAACATTAAGAACAGAATTATCTCGAGCAAATGACGAGGAGAAATATACAATTGCAGAAATGTTTATGCAATGGGGGATGGAAGATGAAGCCAAGGAAATCTTGCTTGAGTTGAAATCTCGATTCCCAGGTGAACATGAATTAACCGTTATGTTGGCTGAAATTTATATCGATCAAGAGCAAGATGAACAGGCGATTGATCTGTTAAACGAAATCCCTGAAGGGGACGAAGAGTATTTAAGTGCTTTAGTTCAGCTTGCTGATTTATATCAAGCTCAAGGTTTATTTGAGGTAGCTGAGACAAAGCTACTATCTGCCAAAAATATTGAACCGAATGAACCTGTTATCGACTTTGCGCTAGGTGAGTTGGCATTTTCAACGGGCGAATATCAAAAATCAATCCCATATTATGAAAAAGCGCTACGTAGAAATCAGCAAATGGGAGAAACTGAAATCCCGTTACGTTTAGCTGAAGCCTATGCGATTCTAGGGGACTTTGAACAGGCGTTAGACTATTTCCAAGCATCAGATGACTTTACACCTGATATTCTTTTCCGTTACGGTTTTACTGCTTATCAGGCCAACCGTATTGATATAGCCATTCGTGTATGGAATAAGCTTATTGAAGAAGATCCATTTTATCAATCTGCTTATCCTTTGCTTGCAGAAGCATATGAGCAAGAAGGCATGTTGGACGAGGCATATGATATTGCTCAAAAAGGCTTAAAGAAAGATGAATTTAATAAAGATCTCTTTTATTTAGCAGGCACGTTAGCATTCCGTTTAGAACAAAAACAGGATGGTTATCAACTTGTTAGAACTTCATTGTCGCTTGACCCTGGATATAAGGAAGCTGCACTATTCCTTGTTGAACGTTATAAAGAAGATGGAGACTATGAAGCGGTTAAGGATTTATTAGATTACCTTCATGAAATGAATGAAGAAGATCCATTATATACTTGGGAGTTAGCCCGAGCAAATAATGAATTAGAATATTATAAAGAGGCATTAAAAGGATACCAAGATGCATATAATGCATTTAAAGATGACAGTGAATTCTTGAAGGAATACGGTTATTTTCTAGTAGAAGAGGGGAGGGTAAAAGAAGCTCGTGATGTACTTGATCGCTATCTCTCCATTGAATCAACTGATGAAGAAGTAGAAGCGTTCTTGTCACGACTTCACACCACCGAGTAA
- a CDS encoding YpiF family protein: MKWNYNDMDMYVQAKEYVDTFLVPFVPFSFSRSDEDTKRLALHAELMDIFVNEIEKQYKGRIFLAPSYSYLLDGDYSEEIPKLNGLVEHAQANGFKHILFLTFDNKWKKRESKLHGNLIWVPAGQTHDLQSKESQNMIRTQIDQVMELITTYWQE; the protein is encoded by the coding sequence ATGAAATGGAATTACAATGATATGGATATGTACGTTCAGGCCAAGGAGTATGTAGATACTTTTTTAGTCCCTTTCGTACCATTCTCCTTTTCACGTAGCGACGAGGATACCAAAAGACTAGCCTTACATGCAGAATTAATGGACATCTTTGTGAATGAAATTGAAAAACAATACAAAGGTCGAATTTTTTTGGCACCGTCTTATTCTTATCTTTTAGATGGAGATTATAGTGAGGAAATCCCAAAGCTTAATGGTTTAGTTGAGCATGCACAAGCTAATGGGTTTAAACACATTTTGTTCTTAACATTTGACAACAAGTGGAAGAAAAGAGAGAGCAAATTACATGGGAATTTAATTTGGGTGCCAGCTGGACAGACTCATGATTTACAGAGTAAAGAGTCACAAAATATGATTCGAACACAAATTGATCAAGTTATGGAATTAATCACAACATATTGGCAAGAATAA
- the aroB gene encoding 3-dehydroquinate synthase: MKSINVKTASVPYTIYVGEGIRHQIKDFFSHRYDQVMIITDTHVAPLYLDDVVSALGNDIKVSTYIIQAGESSKSIEAFEACHTEAINEGLNRHSLIIALGGGVVGDLAGFVAATYMRGIDYVQVPTTVLAHDSSVGGKVAINHPLAKNIIGSFHQPNSVIYDTETLSTLSEQEWRSGMAEIIKHAWIHDPTMLSTCFELEQFSEEPKEVIEHLLWKGISIKANIVEEDEKEHGVRSYLNFGHTLGHALEAELGYGEITHGEAVALGIDFALFLSERYTQQKLLPRKAYQQWLKTHGYPIQILGSIHVDSLLEMMKRDKKNIHQSIRFVLLSETGYPILHSFEEKTLRQELEMFKKEWSTVE; encoded by the coding sequence ATGAAGTCTATTAATGTTAAAACAGCTTCAGTACCTTATACAATTTATGTTGGAGAGGGAATCCGCCATCAGATAAAAGATTTTTTTTCACACCGTTATGATCAAGTAATGATCATAACGGATACGCACGTTGCACCTCTTTATTTAGATGACGTTGTCTCTGCCCTTGGAAATGATATAAAGGTTAGCACCTATATCATCCAAGCTGGTGAAAGCTCTAAATCTATTGAGGCATTTGAAGCATGTCATACAGAAGCAATAAATGAAGGTTTGAATCGTCATTCATTAATTATTGCATTAGGGGGTGGCGTAGTAGGTGATTTAGCTGGTTTTGTAGCTGCTACGTATATGAGGGGGATTGATTACGTACAAGTCCCAACGACTGTATTAGCTCATGACAGTAGTGTAGGAGGAAAGGTAGCTATTAATCACCCACTTGCTAAAAATATTATTGGAAGCTTCCACCAACCTAACTCTGTTATATATGATACTGAAACATTAAGCACACTATCCGAACAGGAATGGCGTTCGGGTATGGCAGAGATAATTAAACATGCGTGGATTCATGATCCAACCATGTTAAGTACCTGCTTTGAATTAGAGCAATTCTCGGAAGAACCTAAGGAAGTTATTGAACATTTACTTTGGAAAGGTATATCCATTAAAGCCAATATAGTAGAAGAAGATGAAAAAGAGCATGGCGTACGTAGCTATTTAAACTTTGGTCATACATTAGGTCATGCTTTAGAAGCTGAGCTTGGTTATGGGGAGATTACCCATGGTGAAGCTGTGGCTCTCGGGATTGATTTTGCTCTTTTTCTAAGCGAACGATATACCCAACAAAAGCTTCTGCCTAGAAAAGCATATCAACAATGGCTAAAAACTCACGGTTATCCAATTCAAATACTTGGATCCATTCATGTTGACTCACTGCTTGAGATGATGAAGCGAGATAAGAAAAATATTCACCAGTCTATTCGTTTTGTTTTATTATCAGAAACAGGATATCCCATTCTTCACTCGTTTGAAGAAAAAACTTTAAGACAAGAACTTGAAATGTTTAAAAAGGAATGGTCGACTGTCGAATGA